The Acinonyx jubatus isolate Ajub_Pintada_27869175 chromosome E3, VMU_Ajub_asm_v1.0, whole genome shotgun sequence genome has a window encoding:
- the RHBDD2 gene encoding rhomboid domain-containing protein 2 isoform X1, which translates to MAAMVVSEPGSRSWSLCPEVPSATFFTALLSLLVSGPRLFLLQPPLAPSGLSLRSEALRNWQVYRLVTYIFVYENPISLLCGAVIIWRFAGNFERTVGTVRHCFFTVIFAIFSAIIFLSFEAVSSLSKLGEVEDARGFTPVAFAMLGVNSVRSRMRRALVFGMVVPSMLVPWLLLCASWLIPQTSFLSNVCGLGIGLTYGLTYCYSIDLSERVALKLDQKFPFSLMRRISVFKYISGSSAERRAAHSRKLNPVPGSYPTQSGHPHLSPSHPVAQMQHASGQKLAPWPACTPGHMPSLPPYQPASGLCYVQNHFGTTPNSSGVYPATAGASLGVQPPTPLNCPGTVYSGALAAPAAAGSKECSRVLIP; encoded by the exons ATGGCGGCCATGGTGGTCTCGGAGCCCGGGTCTCGGAGCTGGTCCTTGTGTCCCGAGGTGCCATCCGCCACCTTCTTCACCGCGCTGCTCTCGCTGCTGGTGTCCGGGCCCCGCCTGTTCCTGCTGCAACCGCCCCTGGCGCCCTCGGGCCTCTCGCTGCGGTCCGAGGCCCTGCGCAACTGGCAAG TCTACAGGCTGGTGACCTACATCTTTGTCTACGAGAATCCAATCTCCCTGCTCTGCGGTGCTGTCATCATCTGGCGCTTTGCTGGCAATTTCGAGAGAACCGTGGGCACCGTCCGCCATTGCTTCTTCACCGTGATCTTCGCCATCTTCTCTGCTATCATCTTCCTGTCGTTTGAAGCCGTGTCATCGCTTTCGAAGCTGGGGGAGGTGGAGGATGCCAGAGGCTTCACCCCAGTGGCTTTTGCCATGCTGGGCGTCAACTCTGTCCGCTCTCGGATGAGGAGGGCCCTGGTCTTCGGCATGGTTGTGCCCTCGATGCTGGTGCCGTGGCTcctgctctgtgcctcctggCTCATTCCCCAGACCTCCTTCCTCAGTAATGTCTGCGGACTTGGGATTGGGCTGACAT ATGGCCTCACCTACTGCTACTCCATCGACCTCTCAGAGCGAGTAGCCCTGAAGCTCGACCAGAAGTTCCCCTTCAGCCTGATGAGGAGGATTTCGGTGTTCAAGTACATCTCGGGCTCTTCAGCCGAAAGAAGGGCAGCCCACAGCCGGAA GCTGAACCCTGTGCCCGGCTCCTACCCCACGCAGAGTGGCCACCCTCACCTGTCCCCGAGCCACCCTGTCGCCCAGATGCAGCATGCCAGTGGCCAGAAACTAGCCCCCTGGCCAGCCTGCACTCCCGGGCACATGCCCAGCCTGCCTCCATACCAGCCGGCCTCCGGCCTGTGTTACGTACAGAACCATTTTGGCACAACCCCTAACTCCTCCGGTGTCTACCCGGCTACCGCAGGTGCCTCCCTGGGGgttcagccccccacccctctcaactGCCCTGGCACTGTGTATTCTGGGGCCCTGGCTGCTCCAGCAGCTGCGGGCTCCAAGGAGTGCTCAAGGGTCCTGATCCCCTGA
- the RHBDD2 gene encoding rhomboid domain-containing protein 2 isoform X2, with protein sequence MLGVNSVRSRMRRALVFGMVVPSMLVPWLLLCASWLIPQTSFLSNVCGLGIGLTYGLTYCYSIDLSERVALKLDQKFPFSLMRRISVFKYISGSSAERRAAHSRKLNPVPGSYPTQSGHPHLSPSHPVAQMQHASGQKLAPWPACTPGHMPSLPPYQPASGLCYVQNHFGTTPNSSGVYPATAGASLGVQPPTPLNCPGTVYSGALAAPAAAGSKECSRVLIP encoded by the exons ATGCTGGGCGTCAACTCTGTCCGCTCTCGGATGAGGAGGGCCCTGGTCTTCGGCATGGTTGTGCCCTCGATGCTGGTGCCGTGGCTcctgctctgtgcctcctggCTCATTCCCCAGACCTCCTTCCTCAGTAATGTCTGCGGACTTGGGATTGGGCTGACAT ATGGCCTCACCTACTGCTACTCCATCGACCTCTCAGAGCGAGTAGCCCTGAAGCTCGACCAGAAGTTCCCCTTCAGCCTGATGAGGAGGATTTCGGTGTTCAAGTACATCTCGGGCTCTTCAGCCGAAAGAAGGGCAGCCCACAGCCGGAA GCTGAACCCTGTGCCCGGCTCCTACCCCACGCAGAGTGGCCACCCTCACCTGTCCCCGAGCCACCCTGTCGCCCAGATGCAGCATGCCAGTGGCCAGAAACTAGCCCCCTGGCCAGCCTGCACTCCCGGGCACATGCCCAGCCTGCCTCCATACCAGCCGGCCTCCGGCCTGTGTTACGTACAGAACCATTTTGGCACAACCCCTAACTCCTCCGGTGTCTACCCGGCTACCGCAGGTGCCTCCCTGGGGgttcagccccccacccctctcaactGCCCTGGCACTGTGTATTCTGGGGCCCTGGCTGCTCCAGCAGCTGCGGGCTCCAAGGAGTGCTCAAGGGTCCTGATCCCCTGA